The Engystomops pustulosus chromosome 9, aEngPut4.maternal, whole genome shotgun sequence genome includes a window with the following:
- the SOWAHD gene encoding ankyrin repeat domain-containing protein SOWAHD, translating into MDSYISGWQEQIGEKKHSLQSSMKKLIYSTDKEMENRSSFILDTKSMKRMESISRTPSPATISKRKRGMRGSLWSTTGSLPFGGAWISAASFDTQEQQPQDSGDSGCVLDPVEHAWMIMVAEGNFEELQDSLQEDPNLLYKRDFVTGYSIIHWIAKHGYHEDFIRLMDFAHARGYFLDINSRASGGLTPLHIAALQGHVMLIKVLVGAYNADIHIRDHNGKKAWQYLKIRTDGNLLILLGAPEEEEAGALAGMNNNNNSLAATLQRRAHLDHDETDSLPKVALSVVPLRNFIRNAYSFLKKW; encoded by the coding sequence ATGGACTCGTATATATCAGGTTGGCAAGAACAGATTGGGGAGAAGAAGCACTCACTCCAGAGCAGCATGAAAAAGCTAATCTACAGTACAGACAAAgaaatggagaacagatcttcctTTATTCTAGATACGAAAAGTATGAAGAGAATGGAAAGTATCAGCAGGACTCCATCGCCAGCCACAATAAGTAAAAGGAAAAGAGGTATGAGAGGAAGCTTGTGGAGCACAACCGGATCGCTGCCATTTGGTGGAGCATGGATCTCAGCAGCTAGTTTTGACACTCAAGAACAACAGCCACAAGATTCAGGAGATAGTGGTTGTGTACTTGACCCTGTGGAACATGCCTGGATGATAATGGTTGCAGAGGGCAACTTTGAAGAACTACAGGACTCACTCCAGGAGGATCCTAACCTGCTGTACAAAAGAGATTTTGTAACTGGTTACTCTATAATCCATTGGATTGCCAAACATGGCTACCATGAGGATTTTATACGACTTATGGATTTTGCACATGCCAGAGGCTACTTTTTGGATATTAATTCTCGCGCTAGTGGTGGTTTAACTCCACTCCACATTGCAGCTCTACAAGGCCATGTTATGCTCATTAAGGTTCTGGTAGGTGCCTACAATGCAGATATACATATCCGGGACCATAATGGAAAGAAAGCTTGGCAATACTTAAAGATTAGGACAGATGGAAATCTTTTAATACTCCTTGGTGCTCCTGAAGAAGAAGAGGCTGGTGCATTGGCTGGCATGAACAACAATAACAACAGCCTTGCAGCTACTCTGCAGAGAAGGGCACATCTGGACCATGATGAAACTGATTCTCTACCCAAAGTAGCACTGTCAGTTGTGCCCTTGAGAAACTTCATAAGAAATGCTTATAGTTTTCTTAAGAAATGGTAA